A window from Vulcanimicrobium alpinum encodes these proteins:
- a CDS encoding IS5 family transposase, with translation MRTHDEQRASVWTTLQPEDTVPGDHPLRPMRVMVNEILRELSPEFSKLYSRRGRPSIAPEKLLRALLLQMFYSIRSEPMLLEQLRYNLLFRWFVGLSMDDKIWDPSTFSKNRDRFLNGEISERFFAAVVERARADELLSNEHFTVDGTLIEAWASHKSFRPKSDDEPPTSSGGRNEGVNFRGRPRSNETHVSSTDPDARLYRKSSGAPAILGYLGHALMENRNGLIVGVKTTRATGIAEREAALELIRGVSGSNRITLGADKAYDTKDFVEALRALNVTPHVAQNTTRRRSAIDRRTVRHPGYTVSQRRRKLIEESFGWGKTIGRLRKVHFRGLDLVGDIVRWTAAAYNLIRIRNLRAAT, from the coding sequence ATGCGGACTCATGATGAGCAGCGTGCATCCGTTTGGACGACGTTGCAGCCGGAAGACACCGTGCCCGGCGATCATCCGTTGCGCCCGATGCGCGTGATGGTCAACGAAATTCTGCGCGAACTCTCGCCGGAGTTTTCCAAGCTCTACTCCCGACGGGGCCGGCCATCGATCGCGCCGGAGAAGCTGCTGCGAGCCTTGCTGTTGCAAATGTTCTACTCGATCCGCAGCGAGCCGATGCTGCTGGAGCAGTTGCGTTACAATTTGCTCTTTCGTTGGTTCGTGGGCTTGAGCATGGACGACAAGATCTGGGACCCCTCGACGTTCAGCAAGAACCGCGATCGGTTCTTGAATGGCGAAATCTCCGAGCGGTTCTTCGCCGCCGTGGTCGAGCGGGCGCGTGCCGACGAACTGCTCTCGAACGAGCATTTCACCGTCGATGGGACGCTAATCGAGGCGTGGGCCAGCCACAAGAGCTTTCGGCCCAAGTCGGACGACGAACCGCCGACCTCGAGCGGCGGTCGCAACGAGGGCGTGAACTTTCGTGGCCGGCCGCGCAGCAACGAGACGCACGTCTCGAGTACCGATCCGGACGCGCGGTTGTACCGCAAGAGCAGCGGCGCGCCGGCGATTCTCGGCTATCTCGGACATGCTCTGATGGAGAATCGCAACGGCTTGATCGTCGGCGTGAAGACCACTCGCGCGACCGGGATCGCCGAACGCGAAGCAGCGCTGGAATTGATTCGCGGGGTCAGCGGAAGCAACCGAATCACGCTCGGCGCCGACAAGGCGTACGATACCAAAGACTTTGTCGAGGCGTTGCGAGCGCTCAACGTGACGCCGCACGTTGCTCAAAATACGACCCGTCGCCGCAGCGCGATCGACCGCCGAACCGTCCGCCATCCGGGCTACACGGTGAGTCAACGCAGGCGCAAGTTGATCGAGGAGAGCTTCGGGTGGGGCAAGACGATCGGCCGATTGCGCAAGGTGCATTTCCGCGGGCTTGATCTGGTCGGCGACATTGTGCGCTGGACGGCCGCGGCGTACAACTTGATCAGGATACGCAATCTGAGGGCCGCGACATGA
- a CDS encoding dihydrolipoamide acetyltransferase family protein, producing MTERVALPQFGDAPAETTIGRWLVRPGDRVDVDDVLCEVQTEKIAAEVHATVAGVVRELLAAEGSVVLSGSPICAIEREADEAVEPHGATGGGAGDVGARDASAAAGAQDGRALLSPVVRRLVRETGIPLEAIPGSGPRGRVTRDDVLRAAAESRNARTERLTPARAATAQRMTRSWRTAPHVFSAIDVDFEAVAVRKKASPERTTWLAYVAAAVVEALRAVPDVNASIDDEARTRTIHDAVHLAISVDVPGRGLFAPVIRHAERLGVTGLAHAIADVAVRARAGALRTGELDGSTFTITNPGIYGSLFTAPIINPPNVAILATDAVEPRVVARGNAIEVRLRANLSMSWDHRAMDGSTAMRFLRQVKETLEAPERAA from the coding sequence GTGACCGAACGCGTCGCGCTCCCCCAATTCGGCGATGCGCCGGCGGAGACGACGATCGGCCGCTGGCTGGTGCGTCCCGGCGACCGCGTCGACGTCGACGACGTGCTGTGCGAAGTGCAGACGGAGAAGATCGCCGCTGAGGTCCATGCGACGGTCGCGGGCGTCGTGCGCGAGCTTCTCGCCGCCGAAGGGAGTGTCGTGCTCAGCGGTTCGCCGATCTGCGCGATCGAGCGCGAAGCCGACGAGGCCGTCGAGCCGCACGGCGCAACCGGGGGCGGCGCAGGCGACGTCGGCGCGCGTGACGCTTCGGCGGCCGCCGGTGCGCAGGACGGGCGCGCACTGCTCTCACCGGTCGTGCGGCGGCTCGTGCGCGAGACCGGCATACCGCTCGAGGCGATTCCCGGTTCGGGCCCGCGCGGCCGCGTCACTCGCGACGACGTGCTGCGCGCGGCGGCGGAGAGCCGCAACGCCCGAACCGAACGTTTGACGCCCGCACGCGCGGCCACCGCACAGCGCATGACCCGCTCGTGGCGGACGGCGCCGCACGTCTTCTCGGCGATCGACGTCGACTTCGAGGCCGTCGCGGTAAGGAAGAAGGCGTCACCCGAGCGGACGACGTGGCTTGCGTACGTCGCGGCGGCCGTGGTCGAGGCGCTGCGCGCCGTCCCCGACGTGAACGCATCGATCGACGACGAAGCGCGCACGCGCACGATCCACGACGCGGTCCATCTTGCAATTTCCGTCGACGTCCCCGGCCGCGGGCTGTTCGCGCCGGTGATCCGTCATGCCGAGCGCCTCGGCGTGACTGGTCTAGCGCACGCGATCGCCGACGTCGCAGTGCGCGCCCGCGCGGGAGCGCTGCGTACAGGCGAGCTCGACGGCTCGACGTTCACGATCACCAATCCCGGAATCTACGGCTCGCTGTTCACCGCGCCGATCATCAACCCGCCGAACGTCGCGATCCTGGCGACCGACGCGGTCGAGCCCCGCGTCGTCGCTCGCGGCAATGCGATCGAAGTCCGGCTTCGCGCGAACCTCTCGATGAGCTGGGACCACCGTGCCATGGACGGTTCGACGGCGATGCGCTTCCTGCGACAGGTCAAGGAGACGCTCGAAGCACCGGAACGCGCTGCCTGA
- a CDS encoding 3-keto-5-aminohexanoate cleavage protein has protein sequence MTDLPVIIEVAVNETALRAKHGNDRIPYSPREIVEDACRAREAGAAILHWHGREPVSGEPRNDVELYLEVIEGVRARCDILIHPTLGYITQHAVDDRIRHIVAANSNPATRVDFAPVDFGSLNVDYWDVEAKRWETDDKIYLNPRKNLTAVLEALRDHDVRTDAVCWEVGHIRTAKRYQEIGLLRDPFWLLVFTGARMPTGASQTLPGLLAMLAELDPDEPWFVCNWNGDVLPAAAWAITLGGHVRCGLGDWQYVERGSPDNAQVVDWVASIARAVGRPIATPDDARAILRLPAPVVT, from the coding sequence ATGACGGATCTTCCGGTGATCATCGAAGTCGCGGTCAACGAAACGGCCTTGCGCGCGAAGCACGGCAACGACCGTATCCCGTACTCACCCCGCGAGATCGTGGAGGACGCGTGCCGCGCGCGCGAGGCCGGAGCGGCGATCCTGCACTGGCACGGCCGCGAACCGGTCAGCGGCGAGCCGCGCAACGACGTCGAGTTGTACCTGGAGGTCATCGAAGGCGTGCGCGCGCGCTGCGATATCCTGATCCATCCGACGCTCGGATACATCACTCAGCACGCCGTCGACGATCGCATCCGGCACATCGTTGCGGCCAATTCGAACCCCGCGACGCGAGTCGATTTCGCGCCGGTCGACTTCGGCTCGCTCAACGTCGACTACTGGGACGTCGAGGCGAAGCGGTGGGAGACGGACGACAAGATCTACCTCAACCCGCGCAAGAACCTCACCGCGGTCCTCGAAGCGCTGCGCGACCACGACGTGCGCACCGATGCCGTCTGCTGGGAAGTCGGCCACATCCGCACCGCCAAGCGGTATCAGGAGATTGGGCTCCTGCGCGATCCGTTCTGGCTGCTGGTGTTTACCGGTGCGCGCATGCCGACCGGCGCATCGCAGACGCTGCCGGGCCTGCTCGCGATGCTCGCCGAACTCGATCCTGACGAACCGTGGTTCGTGTGCAACTGGAACGGCGACGTGCTGCCGGCGGCCGCGTGGGCGATCACGCTCGGCGGCCACGTGCGCTGCGGCTTGGGCGACTGGCAGTACGTCGAGCGCGGATCGCCCGACAACGCGCAGGTCGTCGACTGGGTCGCATCGATTGCGCGGGCGGTCGGACGGCCGATCGCGACGCCGGACGATGCGCGCGCCATTCTGCGGCTTCCGGCGCCGGTCGTAACGTGA
- a CDS encoding alpha-ketoacid dehydrogenase subunit alpha/beta encodes MELAAEGHRTTRVAPENLYAGLYRIRRFEQRTADLFRAGEVKGTAHSSIGQEAIAVGFGAALDARDYVVGHHRSHGHVLAKGGEPKRMFAELLGRAAGSCGGLGGSMHIADLALGILGCNGVVGAGLGLGCGAALAAQLRGEDRVTVVFFGDGAAGEGVTHEALTLAAVWSLPVLFVCENNQYALTTEWRQSRPVERIAARGAAYAIPAETIDGNDVEGVLAHAVAAIAAVRAGDGPRLVEAVTYRHLEHSMRANLPETRDLNRHEREVAADPIARYERALLERGFEAMQLANVRAAIDAEIDDAIAWARVQPEASADGLMRAAYAPHAGSYPDVPSDAGRRLSLVGGVREALAQEMERDRAVVLIGEDVEMGGIFTASQGLRDRFGAARVRNTPIAELGFADLAVGAAMTGLRPVVEIQIFDFVTLAMDAIVNQAAKLRFMMGGTATVPIVFRGPSGGGVRLAAQHSQSLEAWFAHVPGLVVVAPSNARDAKGLLAAAIRDDNPVVFLEAKSILFDEGPVPEGETVIPLGVAEIKRAGSDVSVVATQAMVRHALRAAQELAREGISVEVVDPRTLYPLDIKTILASARKTGRVVVAHEAPVFAGIGAEIAAAVNEEAFFDLDAPVARVGAAHHPVPYADHLERSTLPTWERIVEAIRGLP; translated from the coding sequence GTGGAACTCGCTGCAGAAGGTCACCGGACGACTCGCGTAGCGCCGGAGAACCTGTACGCCGGGCTCTACCGGATACGCCGGTTCGAACAGCGCACCGCGGACTTGTTCCGCGCGGGGGAGGTGAAGGGGACCGCGCATTCGTCGATCGGTCAAGAGGCGATCGCGGTCGGTTTCGGAGCGGCGCTCGATGCGCGTGATTACGTCGTCGGCCACCACCGCAGTCACGGTCACGTCCTCGCGAAGGGCGGTGAACCGAAGCGTATGTTCGCCGAGCTGCTCGGACGTGCGGCCGGATCGTGCGGCGGACTGGGCGGCTCGATGCATATTGCCGATCTCGCGCTCGGCATTCTCGGTTGCAACGGCGTCGTGGGGGCGGGACTCGGCCTGGGCTGCGGCGCTGCGCTGGCCGCGCAGCTTCGCGGCGAGGATCGCGTCACGGTCGTCTTCTTCGGAGACGGTGCGGCGGGCGAGGGAGTGACGCACGAAGCGCTGACGCTTGCCGCGGTATGGTCGTTGCCGGTGCTCTTCGTCTGCGAAAACAATCAGTACGCGCTCACGACCGAGTGGCGGCAGTCCCGGCCGGTGGAACGCATCGCGGCACGCGGCGCCGCCTACGCGATCCCTGCCGAGACGATCGACGGCAACGACGTGGAGGGCGTGCTGGCCCACGCCGTCGCGGCGATCGCGGCGGTGCGGGCCGGCGACGGCCCGCGACTCGTCGAAGCCGTGACCTACCGGCACCTCGAACATTCGATGCGCGCCAACCTGCCGGAGACGCGAGATCTCAACCGTCACGAGCGCGAAGTCGCGGCCGATCCCATCGCACGCTACGAGCGCGCCCTGCTCGAACGCGGCTTCGAGGCCATGCAGCTCGCGAACGTGCGCGCCGCGATCGACGCCGAGATCGACGACGCGATCGCGTGGGCGCGCGTGCAGCCGGAGGCGTCGGCGGACGGGTTGATGCGCGCCGCCTATGCACCGCACGCCGGCAGCTATCCCGACGTGCCGAGCGACGCCGGCCGCCGGCTCTCGCTGGTCGGCGGGGTGCGCGAAGCGCTCGCTCAGGAGATGGAACGCGATCGGGCCGTCGTGCTGATCGGCGAAGATGTCGAGATGGGCGGGATCTTCACGGCATCGCAGGGACTGCGCGATCGCTTCGGTGCCGCACGCGTGCGCAATACGCCCATCGCCGAACTTGGCTTCGCCGATCTCGCCGTCGGTGCGGCGATGACCGGACTTCGTCCGGTCGTCGAGATCCAAATCTTTGATTTCGTGACCCTGGCGATGGACGCGATCGTCAATCAAGCCGCGAAGCTGCGGTTCATGATGGGCGGCACCGCAACCGTCCCGATCGTATTTCGGGGACCGTCGGGCGGCGGCGTCCGGCTCGCCGCGCAGCATTCGCAGTCGCTCGAAGCGTGGTTCGCGCATGTGCCCGGACTCGTCGTCGTCGCGCCGTCGAACGCGCGCGATGCGAAAGGCTTGCTGGCGGCCGCGATCCGCGACGACAACCCGGTCGTGTTCTTGGAGGCGAAGTCGATTCTGTTCGATGAGGGACCGGTCCCCGAAGGCGAGACGGTGATCCCGCTGGGCGTCGCGGAGATCAAACGTGCCGGAAGCGACGTCAGCGTCGTCGCCACCCAAGCGATGGTGCGCCATGCGCTGCGGGCGGCGCAAGAGCTCGCGCGTGAGGGCATCTCCGTCGAAGTCGTCGATCCGCGCACGCTGTATCCGCTCGATATCAAGACGATCCTCGCATCGGCGCGCAAGACCGGACGGGTCGTCGTCGCGCACGAGGCACCGGTCTTCGCCGGGATCGGCGCAGAGATCGCCGCAGCGGTGAACGAAGAGGCGTTCTTCGACCTCGACGCGCCCGTCGCGCGGGTCGGAGCAGCCCATCACCCCGTTCCTTACGCCGACCACCTCGAACGGTCGACGCTGCCGACATGGGAGCGCATCGTCGAGGCGATACGAGGGCTCCCATGA
- a CDS encoding TRAP transporter substrate-binding protein has product MGPQDRNSRPPRRRPRCARLRMRGHVHPEGAKVLRSRFLSGAAAATGAAAVAAPAAAAQWEYKFGHDMPVQHPLHTTMVRMWREVEQRTGGRLRVAVFPQNQLGSDSAALSQIRSGALQFTCLSGAIIASVVPVTQIENLPFAFSSGDEVFHAMDNELGEYLRREMEAKDLIAMPRMYDLGLRQVTSSTHPIRTADDFANFKIRTPPSKIFVDAFKALGASPTSISFNETYVALQTHVVDGQETPYSVIETSRLYEVQKYLSVTNHSWAGWWLLANVDAWRSLPSDVQDVVREISVKYSAIERRETALANAALADKLSRRGMIFNKADTATFKARLTAFYADWKTAFGTTAWNSLQKVTGRLA; this is encoded by the coding sequence ATGGGTCCGCAGGACCGAAATTCGCGTCCGCCCCGGAGACGGCCGCGCTGCGCTAGACTACGGATGCGAGGACACGTCCATCCGGAAGGAGCGAAGGTGTTACGGAGTCGCTTTCTGAGCGGGGCTGCGGCCGCAACCGGGGCCGCAGCCGTTGCCGCCCCTGCCGCCGCGGCGCAGTGGGAATACAAATTCGGTCACGACATGCCCGTGCAGCATCCGCTCCACACGACGATGGTGCGGATGTGGCGAGAGGTCGAGCAGCGGACGGGAGGCCGGCTGCGCGTCGCGGTCTTCCCGCAGAATCAACTCGGTTCCGACAGCGCCGCCCTCAGCCAAATCCGCTCCGGCGCGCTGCAGTTCACCTGCCTCTCGGGCGCCATCATCGCCAGCGTCGTCCCCGTGACGCAGATCGAAAACCTGCCGTTCGCCTTTTCCTCGGGCGATGAAGTCTTCCACGCAATGGACAACGAGCTCGGTGAATACCTGCGCCGCGAGATGGAAGCCAAAGACCTCATCGCGATGCCGCGGATGTACGACCTCGGCCTGCGTCAGGTGACGTCGTCGACCCATCCGATCCGTACAGCCGACGATTTCGCCAACTTCAAGATCCGTACGCCGCCTTCGAAAATTTTCGTGGACGCCTTCAAAGCGCTCGGCGCGAGCCCCACGTCGATTTCATTTAACGAGACCTATGTTGCTCTGCAGACGCACGTCGTCGACGGTCAAGAGACGCCGTACAGCGTCATCGAGACGTCCCGGCTGTACGAAGTGCAGAAGTACTTGAGCGTTACCAACCATTCATGGGCCGGCTGGTGGCTCTTGGCCAACGTCGACGCGTGGCGCTCCCTGCCAAGCGACGTGCAGGACGTCGTCAGGGAAATCAGCGTGAAGTATTCGGCGATCGAACGGCGCGAGACGGCTCTCGCCAACGCTGCACTGGCCGACAAACTGAGCCGCCGCGGGATGATCTTCAACAAGGCCGACACGGCGACGTTCAAAGCCCGGCTTACGGCGTTCTACGCCGACTGGAAAACTGCGTTCGGAACGACCGCGTGGAACTCGCTGCAGAAGGTCACCGGACGACTCGCGTAG
- a CDS encoding AraC family transcriptional regulator: MSAVHIDDATPSWATLGPHRVRYATLAFFERGTTAVVLNGIERRFAPGDVVFVPPGSVADSDRAFTRRGTAWWSVAFDGASGAASPVGSATQRLLDRLAGVIPVEPESGIGRISVPRRDRNAWIDRLYRLRTELRRTDGDSADVVFALLTMLAVDAGRLAGTSTVERTGSPLLSQLASFVTANIDRSIGLRDVANALAFSPAYLTELLRRDTGRSVCEWILEFRVRRSEELLLDGGISIADVACAVGYDDARSFRRAFVRTRGVSPQAWRTGRAAIASSSGNSASVSIVRDLDGFRTSA, encoded by the coding sequence GTGAGCGCGGTGCACATCGACGACGCGACACCCTCGTGGGCCACGCTCGGCCCGCATCGCGTGCGTTACGCCACGCTGGCCTTCTTTGAACGCGGAACGACCGCCGTCGTCTTGAACGGGATCGAGCGGCGATTCGCGCCGGGCGACGTGGTCTTCGTGCCGCCCGGCAGCGTCGCGGACAGCGATCGTGCGTTCACCCGCCGAGGAACCGCGTGGTGGAGCGTCGCCTTTGACGGCGCGTCCGGCGCGGCATCGCCGGTCGGCTCGGCGACGCAACGTCTGCTGGATCGGCTGGCCGGGGTGATCCCGGTCGAGCCGGAGTCCGGGATCGGCCGGATCTCCGTCCCGCGCCGCGATCGGAACGCGTGGATCGATCGATTGTATCGCCTGCGTACGGAGCTGCGGCGCACGGACGGTGACTCCGCCGACGTCGTGTTCGCACTGCTCACGATGCTCGCCGTCGATGCGGGACGCCTCGCGGGGACGTCCACGGTCGAACGGACCGGTTCCCCGCTGCTCTCGCAGCTCGCTTCCTTCGTCACCGCGAACATCGACCGTTCGATCGGACTTCGCGACGTTGCGAACGCGCTGGCGTTTTCGCCGGCGTATCTCACCGAACTGCTCAGGCGCGACACCGGACGATCGGTGTGCGAGTGGATCCTGGAATTTCGCGTGCGCCGCTCGGAAGAATTGCTGCTGGACGGCGGAATCTCGATCGCAGACGTCGCCTGCGCGGTCGGCTACGATGACGCTCGCTCGTTCCGGCGCGCCTTCGTGCGGACGCGCGGCGTCTCGCCGCAGGCGTGGCGGACCGGGCGTGCCGCGATCGCATCGTCGTCCGGAAACTCGGCCTCCGTGTCGATCGTCCGCGATCTCGACGGATTCCGAACCTCAGCCTAG
- a CDS encoding HpcH/HpaI aldolase family protein, producing MSDFALGTFALLDSATAVELVGFAGFDFVVVDTEHSAATAPFGASLLTMLRAATAGGIPAYVRVRANDPAMIATALDLGCAGVIVPGISSAAEMRDAVAAATWQPRGSRGAAPFGRMHRYGFTPLDLERDTRTPLIGPLIENEAAFSALDEIAAVDGIGWLWFGHFDLAVSLGKRAPLEPDDEIEAMRDRLHEVARARGIPAAAFTWNGATAVQLARRGARYVAVSADISLLANALRTVRADAGR from the coding sequence GTGTCCGACTTCGCGCTCGGAACGTTCGCGCTGCTCGATTCCGCGACCGCCGTGGAGCTCGTCGGCTTCGCCGGGTTCGACTTCGTCGTCGTCGACACGGAACACAGCGCGGCCACGGCCCCGTTCGGCGCGTCGCTCCTGACGATGCTGCGCGCCGCGACGGCCGGCGGAATACCGGCGTACGTCCGCGTCCGTGCCAACGATCCGGCGATGATCGCGACGGCGCTCGATCTGGGTTGCGCCGGGGTCATCGTTCCTGGCATCTCGTCGGCCGCGGAGATGCGCGACGCCGTCGCGGCCGCGACCTGGCAGCCCCGCGGCAGCCGCGGCGCAGCGCCGTTCGGGCGTATGCACCGTTACGGTTTCACGCCGCTCGACCTGGAACGCGATACGCGCACGCCGTTGATCGGGCCGCTGATCGAAAACGAGGCCGCGTTCAGCGCGCTCGACGAGATCGCGGCCGTCGATGGGATCGGCTGGCTGTGGTTCGGTCACTTCGACCTCGCGGTGTCGCTCGGAAAGCGCGCGCCGCTCGAGCCGGATGACGAGATCGAAGCGATGCGCGACCGTCTTCACGAGGTCGCGCGCGCCCGCGGAATTCCGGCAGCGGCGTTCACCTGGAACGGCGCGACGGCCGTGCAGCTCGCACGCCGCGGCGCACGGTACGTCGCGGTGTCGGCGGACATCTCGCTGCTCGCAAACGCCCTGCGCACCGTACGAGCCGACGCCGGGAGATAA
- a CDS encoding fumarylacetoacetate hydrolase family protein, with product MQFVTFEGPGGERTAGIEDGGFVVPARAFGAYGAGVRELIGLPEAHLDEIFAAAANLPRHPQAIPLSEVHLGPPVPDPDKIICLGLNYRDHAEETGLKPPRAPILFPKYRNSLAGPFDEILVPPAAAGRLDYEAELAVVIGRRASRVAEADAPAFVGGYAAFNDLSARDLQMLTSQWAAGKAVDGFAPMGPGIVPARFVADPQNLPVIARVNGGELQHGNTREMIFSIAQTIAFITSFMTLEPGDIIATGTPAGVGFTRTPPVALGDGDVVEIEIPGVGTIRNTMRVAAAVPSA from the coding sequence ATGCAGTTCGTGACTTTCGAGGGGCCCGGCGGCGAGCGCACGGCGGGTATCGAGGACGGCGGGTTCGTCGTCCCGGCGCGGGCGTTCGGAGCGTACGGCGCCGGCGTGCGCGAATTGATCGGGCTGCCGGAAGCGCATCTCGACGAAATTTTCGCGGCCGCAGCGAACCTGCCGCGGCACCCGCAGGCGATCCCGCTTTCCGAGGTGCATCTCGGGCCGCCGGTCCCCGACCCCGACAAGATCATCTGCCTCGGCCTCAACTACCGCGATCACGCCGAAGAGACCGGGCTCAAGCCGCCGCGCGCGCCGATTCTTTTTCCGAAGTACCGCAACTCGCTGGCGGGCCCGTTCGACGAGATACTCGTGCCGCCGGCGGCGGCCGGGCGGCTCGATTACGAAGCGGAACTCGCGGTCGTGATCGGACGGCGCGCGTCGCGCGTGGCCGAAGCCGACGCGCCGGCGTTCGTCGGTGGCTACGCGGCGTTCAACGATCTGAGCGCGCGCGATCTGCAAATGCTCACCTCGCAATGGGCGGCCGGGAAGGCCGTCGACGGCTTCGCGCCGATGGGCCCGGGGATCGTCCCGGCGCGGTTCGTCGCCGATCCGCAGAATCTGCCGGTGATCGCGCGCGTGAACGGAGGCGAACTCCAGCACGGCAACACGCGCGAGATGATCTTCTCGATCGCCCAGACGATCGCGTTCATCACGAGCTTCATGACGCTCGAGCCCGGCGACATCATCGCGACAGGGACGCCGGCGGGCGTTGGATTTACCCGCACGCCGCCAGTCGCGCTCGGGGACGGCGACGTGGTCGAAATCGAGATCCCCGGCGTCGGGACGATCCGCAACACGATGCGGGTAGCGGCGGCGGTCCCAAGCGCATGA
- a CDS encoding branched-chain amino acid ABC transporter permease — protein sequence MTMLSGRTPAIVAGVLVLVALILPQAIYPVVAIDLAAFALFAVSLDLLFGFVGLLSFGQAMFWGGGGYIAAIVLTRTHVDAAFAILAGVLYALILAAIVGAIAVRRAGIYFAMITLGVAQIQYFTVFQLTDVTGGENGLNIGPRGTLFGLPIQDDRVYYYLALALVVLTVLFALRLVQSPFGGVLRAMRENEQRAIALGYRVNRYKLAMFTIAGGIAGLAGALYAIGNHLAGLDMVDWHTSGAVVMMTVLGGIGTIFGPIVGAALFESLDYFVSKTAIGEETNLVMGSVFALCVLLFRRGIVGEILQALRR from the coding sequence ATGACGATGCTCAGCGGACGTACGCCGGCGATCGTCGCCGGCGTCTTGGTGCTGGTCGCGCTGATCCTCCCGCAAGCGATCTACCCGGTCGTCGCGATCGATCTCGCGGCGTTCGCGCTGTTCGCCGTCTCGCTCGATCTGCTCTTCGGTTTCGTCGGACTGCTCTCGTTCGGGCAGGCGATGTTCTGGGGCGGCGGCGGCTACATCGCCGCGATCGTCCTGACGCGAACCCACGTCGACGCGGCGTTCGCGATCCTCGCAGGCGTGCTCTACGCGCTGATCCTCGCGGCGATCGTCGGCGCGATCGCGGTCCGCCGCGCCGGGATCTATTTCGCGATGATCACGCTCGGCGTCGCGCAGATCCAGTACTTCACCGTCTTCCAGCTCACCGACGTCACCGGCGGCGAGAACGGACTGAACATCGGCCCGCGCGGCACCCTCTTCGGCCTCCCGATCCAGGACGACCGCGTCTACTACTATCTCGCGCTCGCTCTGGTCGTGCTGACGGTGCTCTTCGCGCTGCGGCTCGTGCAGTCGCCGTTCGGGGGCGTGCTGCGGGCGATGCGGGAGAACGAGCAGCGCGCGATCGCGCTCGGGTATCGCGTGAACCGCTACAAGCTCGCGATGTTCACGATCGCCGGCGGGATCGCCGGTCTGGCCGGCGCGCTCTACGCGATCGGCAACCACCTCGCCGGCCTCGACATGGTCGACTGGCACACCTCGGGCGCGGTCGTGATGATGACGGTGCTCGGCGGGATCGGGACGATCTTCGGACCGATCGTCGGCGCCGCGCTCTTCGAGTCGCTCGACTACTTCGTCTCCAAGACGGCGATCGGCGAAGAGACGAATCTGGTGATGGGCTCCGTGTTCGCGCTGTGCGTCCTGTTGTTCCGGCGAGGAATCGTCGGGGAGATCCTGCAAGCGCTTCGACGCTGA